A genome region from Etheostoma cragini isolate CJK2018 chromosome 4, CSU_Ecrag_1.0, whole genome shotgun sequence includes the following:
- the tomm34 gene encoding mitochondrial import receptor subunit TOM34: protein MPQKQRSKTWTELKQAGNECFKAGQYGEATNTYSQAIKELEKSNKKEPEDLGILYSNRAASYLKDGNCAECVKDCNMSLELFPFNVKSLLRRASAYEALERYRHAYVDYKTALQIDCNIAAAHDGTNRMTKALTEADGLSWREKLPPIPTVPLSVREKLAQKTPPNGAPPNGAQPNPTPKQNVNRQVNKPIPSDKDTKKAQALKEEGNALVKKGEYKKAIEKYSQSLKHNPAEITTYTNRALCYLSVKQYRDAVRDCDEALLMDRSNIKALYRRAQAHLGLKDIKACEDNLNSLLKVEPNNSAGLKMLQEVQKKK from the exons ATGCCTCAAAAACAGAGGTCCAAGACCTGGACGGAGTTGAAACAAGCTGGAAATGAATGTTTCAAGGCAGGCCAGTATGGAGAGGCCACCAATACTTACAGCCAGGCAATCAAAGAGCTGGAGAAGTCCA ATAAAAAGGAACCCGAGGATTTGGGCATTTTGTACTCGAACCGTGCAGCCAGCTACCTGAAAGACGGCAATTGTGCGGAGTGTGTTAAAGACTGCAATat GTCTCTGGAGTTGTTCCCATTCAATGTGAAGTCCCTGCTCCGTCGTGCCTCTGCCTATGAAGCTCTGGAGCGCTACAGGCACGCTTACGTAGACTACAAGACTGCTCTGCAGATCGACTGCAACATAGCTGCTGCGCATGACGGCACCAACAG GATGACGAAGGCTCTCACCGAGGCCGACGGCCTGTCCTGGAGAGAAAAGCTTCCTCCCATCCCCACCGTGCCGCTGTCTGTCAGAGAGAAACTAGCCCAGAAAACCCCACCCAACGGTGCCCCACCCAACGGTGCCCAGCCCAACCCTACACCCAAACAGAACGTCAACAGACAAGTGAACAAACCTA TTCCCAGTGATAAAGACACCAAGAAAGCCCAAGCCCTGAAAGAAGAAGGCAACGCCCTGGTGAAGAAAGGAGAGTACAAGAAGGCCATCGAGAAGTACAGCCAGAGCCTGAAACACAACCCGGCCGAGATCACGACCTACACCAACCG ggCGCTGTGTTACCTGTCAGTGAAGCAGTACAGAGACGCGGTCCGAGACTGTGACGAGGCCCTGCTGATGGACCGCAGCAACATCAAGGCTCTCTACAGGAGGGCCCAGGCCCACCTGGGGCTCAAG GACATCAAGGCCTGCGAGGACAACCTGAACAGCCTGCTCAAAGTGGAACCCAATAACTCGGCGGGCCTGAAGATGCTGCAGGAggtgcagaagaagaaatga